The Deltaproteobacteria bacterium DNA window GCTTTACCGACGTTATCGGATTCGCTCCCCGCGATCGCCTCGCGCACGTCCTTCACGACGCTCTTCACCGTGGAGCGGATATGGCGGTTTCTTGTCTTGCGCTTTACGCTCTGCTTGTGCCTCTTTGCCGCCGACTTCGACTTGGCCAACTGATTCCTCCTGCGCCTTCGTGTAAAATGAATTTGTGAAATAAGCATGTTATACGGGAGATCGCGCGATGTCAAAGGGAAAACCGTACGTTCGAAGGGACGGGGAAATTCGTTATACCGGATCGGTTCCGCTTCCCCACGGATGGGCAAGCGCCGTGCTCTCCGCCGGAAGGATCGTGTCCGTGGAATGGGAACGGGAAGAGAAATCGGTCGGCAAGGCGCTGGCAAAAAAATATCCCGGCTCGGAACGGATGGCTCGGGAACCTGGCAACCCCGAGCGGTTCCTTCGCGAATATTCACATGGGAAAGTGCTGTCTTCCCGTGAAATTTCCGCGCTGCCGATAGCATGGGGTACGGTCCCGGCATTTCAAAGGAAAGTCCTTAAGGCGACCGCGGGAATACCGTACGGGCGGACGGCCACATACGGAGAGATCGCTGCGGAAGTCGGCAGTCCCGGCGCCGCACGCGCGGTCGGCGCGGCGCTTTCGCGCAATCCGTGGCCGATCCTCGTGCCGTGCCACAGGGTGCTGGGGAAGGGGGGCAGGCTGGTCGGATTCGGGAAAGGC harbors:
- the rpsT gene encoding 30S ribosomal protein S20, with the translated sequence MAKSKSAAKRHKQSVKRKTRNRHIRSTVKSVVKDVREAIAGSESDNVGKALSNAMSVIARAGSKGVLHRKTVARKVARLSKAVAKAAAAR
- a CDS encoding MGMT family protein, encoding MAREPGNPERFLREYSHGKVLSSREISALPIAWGTVPAFQRKVLKATAGIPYGRTATYGEIAAEVGSPGAARAVGAALSRNPWPILVPCHRVLGKGGRLVGFGKG